One Pelagicoccus enzymogenes DNA window includes the following coding sequences:
- a CDS encoding response regulator, whose protein sequence is MNATANQRYTILYVDDEQANLSVFKSTFRREFNILLANNSDEAVALLKDNKVDLLITDQMMPDMSGVELLKAIIKLYPEVPPSRVMLSGYTQPKDIDLAFDEYKLYKFISKPWEEADLKALIIEAIQAGHG, encoded by the coding sequence ATGAACGCAACCGCCAACCAACGCTACACCATCCTCTACGTAGACGACGAGCAAGCCAACCTCAGCGTCTTCAAGAGCACCTTCCGACGCGAATTCAACATCCTGCTCGCCAACAACTCCGACGAGGCCGTCGCGCTGCTCAAAGACAACAAGGTCGACCTGCTCATCACCGACCAGATGATGCCCGACATGTCCGGAGTCGAGCTCCTGAAAGCCATCATAAAGCTCTATCCGGAGGTTCCTCCCAGCCGTGTCATGTTATCCGGATACACCCAACCCAAGGACATCGACCTCGCCTTCGACGAATACAAACTCTACAAATTTATCTCGAAGCCTTGGGAGGAAGCCGATCTAAAGGCCCTCATCATAGAAGCCATCCAGGCCGGGCATGGATAA
- a CDS encoding hybrid sensor histidine kinase/response regulator, with protein MDKRFTILYVDDEQGNLNAFRITFRRDYNILLAENAEEGLRLFEAEDVDLVLSDQRMPGMSGVEFLERVCEINPGPCRILVTAYSDIDAIQNAVNRANIFKYVRKPWDTEKLAKTIEQALDVYGLRKMNQALHDELSEKNKALEQANVSLRESDQLKYDFLKIISHEMRTPLNGLRGATQLLKINSERDPSSQNKELVNVLESSTNRLEQFLLLAERITSLKAKRYTLELQETQIVDLVKQAVAQIEPELERNQQRIVYDLCAETHTLADSQLLGICVREILHNAARHSPQGSEITIRTSFRDDQLSIEVSDQGGGFPEPVLRNLFKIFIREDLGQDQALGLNLALTKLVMDLHGGAAEAFNNPSGGATVKLTLKHAPVPTETSKA; from the coding sequence ATGGATAAACGATTCACCATTCTCTACGTCGACGACGAACAAGGAAACCTCAACGCCTTCCGCATCACCTTCCGCCGCGACTACAACATACTCCTCGCTGAAAACGCGGAGGAGGGCTTGCGGCTGTTCGAAGCGGAAGACGTCGATCTCGTGCTCTCCGACCAGCGCATGCCCGGCATGAGCGGGGTCGAATTCCTCGAACGGGTCTGCGAGATCAACCCCGGCCCCTGCCGCATACTCGTCACCGCCTACTCCGATATCGACGCCATCCAAAACGCCGTCAATCGAGCCAATATCTTCAAGTACGTCCGCAAACCCTGGGATACCGAAAAGCTCGCGAAGACCATCGAGCAAGCCCTCGACGTCTACGGCCTGCGCAAGATGAACCAGGCCCTGCACGACGAACTCTCCGAGAAAAACAAAGCCCTGGAGCAAGCCAACGTCTCCCTGCGCGAGAGCGACCAGCTCAAGTACGACTTCCTCAAGATCATCAGCCACGAGATGCGCACCCCGCTCAATGGGCTGAGAGGCGCCACCCAGCTCCTCAAAATCAACTCCGAAAGAGACCCCAGCTCCCAAAACAAGGAGCTCGTCAACGTGCTCGAGTCCTCCACCAACCGCCTCGAGCAATTCCTTCTCCTCGCGGAACGGATCACCAGCCTCAAGGCCAAACGCTACACCCTCGAGCTCCAGGAAACGCAAATCGTCGACCTCGTCAAACAGGCCGTCGCGCAGATCGAGCCCGAGCTCGAGCGAAACCAGCAACGCATCGTCTACGACCTCTGCGCCGAAACCCATACCCTCGCCGACTCCCAACTGCTCGGCATCTGCGTGCGAGAAATCCTGCACAACGCCGCCCGCCACTCGCCACAAGGCTCGGAGATCACGATCCGCACCTCTTTCCGCGACGACCAACTCTCCATCGAAGTCTCGGACCAAGGAGGCGGCTTCCCCGAACCCGTCCTGCGCAACCTCTTCAAGATCTTCATACGCGAGGACCTCGGCCAAGACCAAGCCCTCGGCCTAAACCTCGCCCTCACCAAGCTCGTAATGGACCTGCACGGCGGAGCGGCAGAAGCCTTCAACAACCCCAGCGGCGGAGCCACCGTCAAACTCACCCTCAAGCACGCCCCCGTTCCGACCGAGACCAGCAAAGCATAG
- a CDS encoding NUDIX hydrolase, with protein sequence MATSDGKGSSEGESRVHAWEVLGEKDLVNCPIFDLVSRRLRHPARGSEGEFYVLKTRDWVNVIPVTPDCQMVLVRQYRFGIEEPSWEIPGGIMDDGEDPVVAAERELQEETGYVPQRSRVIGKVAANPAILNNYCHFVWAEAATLQGEVAWDEHEEIETRLFPVDEVYAMAHRGEIKHSLVVAALFQFYPEWLKIKARRR encoded by the coding sequence ATGGCTACATCAGATGGGAAGGGTTCGTCGGAAGGCGAATCGCGGGTGCACGCTTGGGAGGTCCTAGGCGAAAAGGACTTGGTGAACTGTCCGATCTTCGACTTGGTTTCGCGTCGCTTGCGTCATCCGGCGCGAGGCTCGGAGGGCGAATTCTACGTTCTCAAAACGCGTGACTGGGTGAACGTGATTCCGGTGACGCCAGACTGCCAGATGGTTTTGGTGCGCCAGTACCGCTTCGGCATCGAGGAGCCTTCCTGGGAGATTCCGGGCGGGATCATGGATGATGGGGAAGATCCGGTGGTGGCGGCTGAGCGCGAGTTGCAGGAGGAGACGGGCTACGTGCCGCAGAGGAGTCGGGTCATCGGCAAGGTGGCGGCGAATCCGGCGATCTTGAACAACTACTGCCATTTCGTTTGGGCGGAGGCGGCGACCTTGCAGGGCGAGGTGGCTTGGGACGAGCACGAGGAGATCGAGACGCGGCTTTTTCCGGTGGACGAGGTCTATGCCATGGCCCATCGGGGCGAGATCAAGCACTCGCTGGTGGTTGCGGCCTTGTTCCAGTTCTATCCGGAGTGGCTCAAGATCAAGGCGCGGCGGCGGTGA